From a region of the Rathayibacter sp. VKM Ac-2804 genome:
- a CDS encoding DUF6704 family protein yields MSTEHDDDNHGHSPAAWTAVVIMLVGFTVGTIAFWFDLPLVVWLSAGVVVIGLLVGVILARLGYGVDGAKANPKARA; encoded by the coding sequence ATGAGCACCGAGCACGACGACGACAACCACGGCCACTCGCCCGCAGCGTGGACGGCCGTCGTCATCATGCTGGTCGGCTTCACGGTCGGCACGATCGCCTTCTGGTTCGACCTGCCGCTCGTCGTCTGGCTGTCCGCCGGCGTCGTCGTGATCGGCCTCCTCGTCGGCGTGATCCTGGCCCGCCTGGGCTACGGGGTCGACGGCGCGAAGGCCAATCCGAAGGCGCGCGCGTAG
- the trpC gene encoding indole-3-glycerol phosphate synthase TrpC, which translates to MLGDLTAGALADAARRRETVPLEVLERRAAERPPALDALAALAPAERVRIIAEVKRSSPSRGALAAIPDPALLAGRYELGGASAISVLTEERRFKGSLADLEAVRAKVSIPVLRKDFIAEPYQVLEARAAGADLVLLIVAALEQPVLAELHALVLELGMTPLVETHSGDELERAADIGARLIGVNARDLSTFELDRDLFGRLSERFPSDAVKVAESAVLSADDVAHYRRSGADVVLVGEALVTGGDPVATLAGFLAH; encoded by the coding sequence GTGCTCGGCGATCTGACCGCCGGCGCCCTGGCCGATGCGGCCCGGCGTCGCGAGACCGTCCCGCTCGAGGTCCTCGAGCGCCGCGCCGCCGAGCGCCCGCCCGCCCTCGACGCCCTCGCTGCGCTGGCCCCCGCCGAGCGCGTGCGGATCATCGCCGAGGTCAAGCGCTCCAGCCCGTCCCGCGGCGCTCTCGCCGCGATCCCCGACCCCGCGCTGCTCGCCGGCCGGTACGAGCTCGGGGGAGCGAGCGCGATCAGCGTCCTCACCGAGGAGCGCCGCTTCAAGGGCTCGCTCGCCGACCTCGAGGCCGTCCGCGCGAAGGTCTCGATCCCGGTGCTGCGCAAGGACTTCATCGCGGAGCCGTACCAGGTGCTCGAGGCGCGCGCCGCCGGGGCGGACCTCGTCCTCCTCATCGTCGCCGCGCTCGAGCAGCCCGTGCTGGCCGAGCTGCACGCCCTCGTCCTCGAGCTCGGGATGACCCCGCTGGTCGAGACGCACTCGGGCGACGAGCTCGAGCGGGCCGCCGACATCGGTGCCCGCCTGATCGGCGTCAACGCCCGCGACCTCTCCACCTTCGAGCTCGACCGCGACCTCTTCGGCCGCCTCTCCGAGCGCTTCCCCTCCGACGCGGTCAAGGTCGCGGAGTCGGCGGTCCTCTCGGCCGACGACGTCGCGCACTACCGCCGCTCCGGCGCGGACGTCGTCCTCGTCGGCGAGGCCCTCGTCACCGGTGGCGACCCCGTCGCCACCCTCGCCGGCTTCCTGGCCCACTGA
- the hisI gene encoding phosphoribosyl-AMP cyclohydrolase — protein MSTDTTAPDDLTAVLDRAAFDASGLLPAVIQQHDTREVLMLGWMDREALRRTLTEGRVTFWSRSRQEYWRKGDTSGHAQYVRGAALDCDADTLLVQVEQIGAACHTGEHSCFDVDPLAPVTDLGPQA, from the coding sequence ATGAGCACCGACACGACCGCTCCGGACGACCTGACCGCGGTCCTCGACCGCGCCGCCTTCGACGCGAGCGGCCTCCTGCCCGCCGTGATCCAGCAGCACGACACCCGCGAGGTGCTGATGCTGGGCTGGATGGACCGGGAGGCGCTGCGCCGCACGCTGACCGAGGGCCGGGTCACCTTCTGGTCGCGCTCGCGCCAGGAGTACTGGCGGAAGGGCGACACCTCCGGTCACGCCCAGTACGTCCGCGGAGCCGCGCTCGACTGCGACGCCGACACGCTGCTCGTGCAGGTCGAGCAGATCGGAGCCGCCTGCCACACCGGCGAGCACTCCTGCTTCGACGTCGATCCGCTCGCCCCGGTGACGGACCTCGGGCCGCAGGCGTGA
- a CDS encoding Trp biosynthesis-associated membrane protein — translation MSGRRLKYSAILGIVLLAALELTASTQPWATLVLTPGVGDGRALSVVGTVAAPALSALALAGLALAAALAIAGPAFRIVLGLLQIVLGGSVVLAASTALADPVRAGSSLVTDATAIAGRESVAALVASSSVTAWPVVALVAGVLTAVIGVLVLVTVRRWPGAKKKRVSRFEPADGYGHGATTVRTDDGDIDPVVSWDELSRGDDPTSAR, via the coding sequence GTGAGCGGCCGGCGCCTCAAGTACTCCGCGATCCTCGGGATCGTGCTGCTCGCCGCGCTCGAGCTCACCGCCTCCACCCAGCCCTGGGCGACCCTCGTGCTCACCCCGGGCGTCGGCGACGGCCGGGCGCTCTCCGTCGTCGGCACCGTCGCCGCGCCGGCCCTGTCGGCCCTGGCCCTCGCCGGGCTCGCTCTCGCGGCCGCCCTCGCCATCGCCGGGCCGGCCTTCCGGATCGTCCTCGGGCTGCTGCAGATCGTCCTCGGCGGCTCCGTCGTCCTGGCCGCCTCGACCGCGCTCGCCGATCCCGTGCGCGCCGGCTCGTCGCTGGTCACCGACGCGACCGCGATCGCGGGCCGGGAGTCGGTCGCGGCGCTCGTCGCCTCGTCCTCCGTCACCGCCTGGCCGGTCGTCGCGCTGGTGGCCGGCGTGCTGACCGCGGTCATCGGCGTGCTCGTGCTCGTCACGGTCCGGCGCTGGCCCGGCGCGAAGAAGAAGCGCGTCTCCCGGTTCGAGCCCGCCGACGGCTACGGCCACGGCGCGACCACCGTGCGGACCGACGACGGCGACATCGATCCCGTCGTCTCCTGGGACGAGCTGTCCCGCGGCGACGACCCCACGTCCGCCCGCTGA
- the trpB gene encoding tryptophan synthase subunit beta, protein MALRDELGPYFGDFGGRYVPESLVEALDELSAEYERTKVDPEFAAELAELHRSYTGRPSIITEVPRFAEHAGGARIILKREDLNHTGSHKINNVLGQALLTKRIGKTRVIAETGAGQHGVATATAAALFGLDCVVYMGEVDTERQALNVARMRLLGAEVIPVTTGSRTLKDAINEAMRDWVTNVGTTNYVFGTVAGPHPFPALVRDFQKIIGEEAREQVLALTGALPTAVTACVGGGSNAMGIFHAFLDDPEVRLVGFEAGGEGIDTPRHAATISKGRPGVLHGARSLLLQDEDGQTVESHSISAGLDYPGIGPEHAWLASIGRADYRAVTDSAAMDALMLLSRTEGIIPAIESAHALAGTLELGRELGPDATILVNLSGRGDKDMTTAARYFGLVDQGAVQS, encoded by the coding sequence ATGGCACTCCGGGATGAACTCGGCCCGTACTTCGGCGACTTCGGCGGGCGCTACGTCCCCGAATCGCTCGTCGAGGCGCTCGACGAGTTGAGCGCCGAGTACGAGCGCACGAAGGTCGACCCCGAGTTCGCGGCCGAGCTGGCGGAGCTGCACCGCAGCTACACCGGCCGGCCCTCGATCATCACCGAGGTGCCGCGCTTCGCCGAGCACGCGGGCGGCGCGCGGATCATCCTCAAGCGCGAGGACCTCAACCACACCGGCTCGCACAAGATCAACAACGTGCTGGGCCAGGCGCTGCTGACCAAGCGCATCGGCAAGACCCGCGTGATCGCCGAGACCGGCGCCGGCCAGCACGGCGTGGCCACGGCCACCGCCGCCGCGCTCTTCGGCCTCGACTGCGTCGTCTACATGGGCGAGGTCGACACCGAGCGCCAGGCGCTCAACGTCGCCCGCATGCGCCTGCTCGGCGCCGAGGTCATCCCCGTGACGACCGGCTCGCGCACTCTCAAGGACGCGATCAACGAGGCGATGCGCGACTGGGTCACCAACGTCGGCACCACCAACTACGTCTTCGGCACCGTCGCCGGTCCGCACCCGTTCCCGGCGCTCGTCCGCGACTTCCAGAAGATCATCGGCGAGGAGGCGCGCGAGCAGGTCCTCGCCCTCACCGGCGCCCTGCCGACCGCGGTCACCGCCTGCGTCGGCGGCGGCTCCAACGCGATGGGCATCTTCCACGCGTTCCTCGACGACCCCGAGGTGAGGCTCGTCGGCTTCGAGGCCGGCGGCGAGGGGATCGACACCCCGCGCCACGCCGCGACCATCAGCAAGGGCCGCCCCGGCGTCCTGCACGGCGCCCGCAGCCTCCTGCTGCAGGACGAGGACGGCCAGACCGTCGAGTCGCACTCGATCTCGGCCGGCCTCGACTACCCGGGCATCGGTCCCGAGCACGCCTGGCTCGCCAGCATCGGCCGGGCCGACTACCGCGCGGTCACCGACTCCGCCGCGATGGACGCCCTGATGCTGCTCAGCCGCACCGAGGGGATCATCCCCGCGATCGAGTCGGCGCACGCCCTGGCCGGCACGCTGGAGCTCGGCCGCGAGCTCGGCCCCGACGCGACCATCCTGGTCAACCTCTCGGGCCGCGGGGACAAGGACATGACCACCGCCGCGCGCTACTTCGGCCTGGTCGACCAGGGCGCGGTGCAGTCGTGA